The Rhodoferax sediminis genome has a segment encoding these proteins:
- a CDS encoding aminopeptidase P N-terminal domain-containing protein: MTTSIYAQRRARVAQQLGAGGIAIVPTAPERQRNRDNDFLYRFDSYFHYLSGFTEPSAWLVITGDGRSTLFCAPKDLEREIWDGYRLGPAAAPEVLGVDAAFSVAELDAQLPRLLENRSTVWYPFATHPGLESRIDGWLNSVRARVRYGALCPSEQRDLCGIVDEMRLVKDAHELATMRRAGEISAGAHVRAMQLCARMLREGQQVREFHLDAELLHEFRRHGSQSVAYGSIVAAGANACVLHYRADAAPVRAGDLVLIDAGCELDGYASDITRTFPANGTFTGPQRALYELVTASQEAGAAATKPGARFNDPHEAAVKVLAQGMLDVGLLDANKVGGVQDVIEKRAYFPFYMHRTSHWLGMDVHDCGSYVEPGEVGQTSERRDPLSGEVIVNRPSRILHPGMVLTLEPGIYVRPGEGVPEKFHNIGIRIEDDAVVTASGCELISRGVPVKADEIEALMRA; encoded by the coding sequence ATGACCACTTCGATCTACGCCCAGCGCCGCGCCCGCGTCGCCCAGCAACTCGGTGCCGGCGGCATTGCCATCGTGCCGACCGCGCCCGAGCGCCAGCGCAACCGCGACAACGATTTCCTGTACCGCTTCGACAGCTATTTCCACTACCTGAGCGGCTTCACCGAGCCGAGCGCCTGGCTGGTGATCACGGGCGACGGCCGCAGCACGCTGTTTTGCGCGCCAAAAGACCTGGAGCGCGAAATCTGGGACGGCTACCGGCTCGGGCCGGCTGCGGCCCCCGAAGTGCTTGGCGTGGATGCTGCGTTTTCCGTAGCGGAGCTGGATGCGCAATTGCCCAGGCTGCTGGAAAACCGCAGCACCGTGTGGTACCCGTTCGCCACGCATCCCGGGCTGGAGTCGCGCATCGACGGCTGGCTCAATAGCGTGCGGGCACGCGTGCGCTACGGTGCGCTATGCCCCAGTGAGCAGCGCGACCTGTGCGGCATCGTGGACGAGATGCGGCTGGTGAAAGACGCGCACGAGCTGGCCACCATGCGCCGCGCCGGGGAGATCAGCGCGGGCGCGCACGTCCGCGCGATGCAGCTCTGCGCCCGCATGCTGCGCGAGGGCCAGCAGGTGCGCGAGTTCCACCTCGATGCCGAGCTGCTGCACGAGTTCCGGCGCCACGGCTCGCAAAGCGTGGCCTACGGCTCGATCGTGGCGGCCGGCGCGAATGCCTGCGTGCTGCACTACCGCGCCGACGCCGCGCCGGTACGTGCGGGCGACCTGGTGCTGATCGACGCCGGCTGCGAGCTCGACGGCTATGCCAGCGACATCACGCGCACCTTTCCGGCCAACGGCACCTTCACCGGGCCGCAGCGCGCGCTGTACGAGCTGGTGACGGCGAGCCAGGAGGCCGGCGCGGCTGCGACCAAGCCGGGCGCGCGCTTCAACGACCCGCACGAGGCCGCCGTGAAGGTGCTGGCGCAGGGCATGCTGGACGTGGGCCTGCTCGATGCGAACAAGGTCGGCGGCGTTCAGGATGTGATCGAAAAGCGCGCCTACTTCCCGTTCTACATGCACCGCACCAGCCACTGGCTGGGCATGGACGTGCACGACTGCGGCAGCTACGTGGAGCCCGGCGAGGTGGGACAGACCAGCGAGCGCCGCGACCCGCTGTCGGGCGAGGTGATCGTGAACCGCCCGAGCCGCATCCTGCATCCCGGCATGGTGCTGACGCTGGAGCCCGGCATCTACGTGCGCCCGGGCGAGGGCGTGCCCGAAAAATTTCACAACATCGGCATCCGCATCGAGGACGACGCGGTCGTAACCGCCAGCGGCTGCGAGCTGATCAGCCGCGGTGTGCCGGTGAAGGCCGACGAGATCGAGGCGCTGATGCGGGCCTGA
- a CDS encoding PDR/VanB family oxidoreductase — MKVVVSNYRAEAKDVVVLDLRRPDGAPLPPFEPGAHIVVTLPNRLERQYSLVNNCRERDRYVIGVLREAPGHGSGGSEYVHQALATGSELTISEPQNNFRLEPDATAYRFIAGGIGVTPIVSMVQWCIENQRAWRLIYAVRNRCRTAFYEYLTQIGGDHVVWHFDDEAGTHLDVQRALDGLTPGELVYCCGPRPLMSSVREQLGARSDSGRFESFVKRQREPAEPAAVAAAQDQAFTVTLRQTGVSLPVPPDRSILEVLEANGVSVPFSCREGECGTCITRVCGGVPEHRDYVLTDAERACSKMMCVCVSRSLTPDLVLDL, encoded by the coding sequence TTGAAGGTTGTCGTCAGCAATTACCGCGCCGAAGCCAAGGACGTTGTCGTACTGGACTTGCGGCGCCCCGACGGGGCGCCGCTGCCGCCGTTCGAGCCCGGCGCACATATTGTTGTGACGCTTCCAAACCGCTTGGAGCGGCAGTACTCGCTGGTCAACAACTGCCGTGAGCGCGATCGTTACGTGATCGGCGTGTTGCGTGAGGCGCCGGGCCACGGCAGCGGCGGCTCCGAGTACGTCCACCAGGCACTCGCGACGGGTTCCGAGCTGACCATTTCCGAGCCGCAAAACAACTTTCGCCTCGAACCTGATGCGACGGCCTACCGGTTCATCGCGGGTGGCATCGGTGTGACGCCGATCGTGTCGATGGTGCAATGGTGTATCGAGAATCAACGCGCCTGGCGGCTGATCTATGCCGTTCGCAACCGTTGCCGCACAGCGTTCTACGAGTACCTCACCCAGATTGGGGGCGACCACGTCGTCTGGCACTTTGACGACGAGGCGGGAACGCATCTTGATGTGCAGCGCGCCCTGGATGGGCTGACGCCCGGGGAGCTGGTGTACTGTTGCGGGCCGCGACCGTTGATGAGCAGCGTGCGCGAGCAGCTCGGCGCGCGCTCAGACAGCGGGCGTTTCGAGTCGTTCGTGAAGCGTCAGAGAGAGCCCGCCGAGCCTGCTGCGGTCGCCGCGGCGCAGGACCAGGCGTTTACGGTCACCCTGCGACAGACTGGCGTGTCCTTGCCCGTACCACCGGACAGGAGCATCCTGGAGGTCCTCGAGGCAAATGGAGTCAGCGTCCCGTTTTCGTGCCGGGAAGGCGAGTGCGGTACCTGTATCACGAGGGTGTGCGGGGGCGTTCCGGAGCATCGTGACTATGTTCTCACGGATGCCGAGCGGGCTTGCAGCAAGATGATGTGCGTGTGTGTGTCACGGTCGTTGACTCCGGACCTGGTGCTGGATCTGTAG
- a CDS encoding nucleotidyltransferase family protein — MILAAGRGERMRPLTDTCPKPLLRVRGKPLMQWPMEALGRGGFDRLVVNTAWLGEQIEHEFGLQPLLNLRSALSISYSHEGRDFGGALETAGGIVRALPLLADVFWVLAGDVFAPGFAFTQAAFERFGASGKLAHLWLVPNPAHNLKGDFGLSPQGLALNHADVKYTFSTIALYRRALFEPPYCDVPNGNPHGVKTPLAPLLRAAMDNGHVSAELYLGAWTDVGTPARLAQLNTTD, encoded by the coding sequence ATGATCCTCGCCGCCGGTCGCGGCGAGCGCATGCGGCCGCTGACCGACACGTGCCCGAAACCACTCTTGAGGGTGCGCGGCAAGCCGCTGATGCAGTGGCCGATGGAAGCGCTGGGGCGCGGCGGCTTTGACCGGCTGGTGGTCAACACGGCCTGGCTGGGCGAGCAGATTGAGCATGAATTCGGCCTGCAGCCCTTACTGAATCTACGCAGTGCGCTATCAATTTCATACTCACACGAAGGCCGCGACTTTGGCGGTGCACTCGAGACGGCGGGCGGCATCGTGCGCGCGTTGCCGCTGCTCGCCGATGTGTTCTGGGTACTGGCCGGCGATGTTTTCGCGCCCGGTTTCGCGTTCACGCAGGCCGCGTTCGAGCGCTTTGGCGCCAGCGGCAAGCTGGCCCACCTGTGGCTGGTGCCGAATCCGGCGCACAACCTCAAGGGCGATTTCGGGCTCTCGCCGCAGGGGCTGGCGTTGAACCATGCCGATGTGAAATACACCTTCAGCACCATCGCCCTGTACCGCCGGGCGCTGTTCGAGCCGCCATATTGCGACGTGCCCAACGGCAACCCGCACGGCGTCAAGACCCCGCTGGCACCCCTGTTGCGCGCCGCGATGGACAATGGACACGTCAGCGCCGAGCTGTACCTGGGGGCCTGGACCGATGTCGGCACGCCCGCACGCCTGGCGCAACTCAACACCACCGACTAA